A region of the Bacteroidales bacterium genome:
TGAAAAAATGGAAACATTAAGATCTGTTATAAAAACTAAATACAGTAAATACGAAATTCAATGTGTTTTAACACATAGTGAAAACTTGTTCTTAGGTATTCAGGATTTTATTGAAGATAACCATATTGATATGTTTTCTTTTACTTCGCCAAGAAAAAGTGCTATTCAAAGATTATTCAAACCTGATAATCTTAAAAAAATGTTTTTCTATACTAATGTTCCTGTGTTAGTATTTCGTGCTTAACTAACTAATAAATACTATTTTGTCAAAATTCTTTAAATCTGGCAGATTTACAAAATCTGCCAGATTTTTTGTAAGAAAAAAATGTTAATTTAGCAATCAAATTGGTATTATATAATATCAGAAGAATTTACAAACTAATAATATATTAATGAAAAAAGTAATCGTTTCGGTTACCAATGATTTAATTACAGACCAGCGTGTACACAGGGTTTGCTCTACCTTACATGGGTTTGGATTTAATGTATTATTAGTTGGTCGTAAATTAAAAAACAGTTTAGCTGTTGATAAAAGAAATTATTCTACAGTCAGGCTAAAGTTATTATTTACACGAGGCTTTTTGTTTTATGCAGAATATAATATAAGATTATTCTTTTATTTATTATTTCACAAAGAGGATATATTATTATCTAATGACCTTGATACTTTACCAGCTAATTTCCTTGTTAAAAAAATCAAAAATAAAATTTTGGTTTTTGACAGTCATGAATATTTCCCTGAAGTACCTGAATTGTCGGGAAGAAAATTTACTAAAAATTTCTGGTTAAAGATTGAAAAATTTATTTTACCGAAAATCAAACATGCATATACAGTAAATGGGTCATTAGCAGGTATTTATAAAGAAAAGTATAATACAGATTTCAAAGTTATCAGGAATGTTCCTTATAAAAATGAAGATGAATTAAAGAAAATTGATTTTTCTGGATTTAAAGGGAAAAAGATAATTTTATATCAGGGAGCCTTAAATATAGGTCGTGGAATTGAAGAGCTTATAAAGACTATGAAATATATTGAAAATGCTGTATTTTTAATTATCGGAGATGGGGATATAAGTAATGAATTAAAAAATCTGGTAAACGAATTAAAATTTGAAAATAAAGTCAGGTTTTTTGGTAAAATACCACTTTCAGAACTAAAAAGTTATACAAAATATGCAGATATTGGCATATCTTTAGAAGAAAATATGGGATTAAACTATTATTATTCATTACCAAATAAATTGTTTGATTATATACAAAGTAAGGTTCCTGTATTAGTTTCTGATTTTCCTGAAATGGCTAATATTGTGAATAAATATAACATAGGAATTATTTTAAAGGAAAGGACAATTGAAAAAATTGCAGAAAAAATAAATCTAATGCTTAATAATAATGATTTAAGAAGTGAATGGAAAAAAAACCTTGAGTTTGCTGCCGGCGAACTCTGTTGGGAAAATGAGGAAAAAGAATTAATAAAACTATTTAATGAAATTGTAACTTAACTAATATTTAATCAAAACTCCTATATTGTCATTTCGACTGAAAGGAGAAATCTCATAACACAATGTATATCAACCGAATGAGATTTCTCACTTCGTTCGAAATGACAGAAATTATAAATTTCAACGGTTTTTTTATAGGCACTATTTAATGAAATTGTTACTTAACTAATATTTGATAAAAACTATTATAATAAGCTAAAATAAATATATAATTTACAAGTTATTGAATTAATAAGAACTAAATGATACTGATATATTCTCAAAATACTTCAGCAAGATTAGAATTTATTTGCAAATTAATATTTTTTGATATTCTTGGAATACAATATAAAATTACGACAAACACTATAGAATTTCTTGATTATAATAATGCAAAAATTAATTATTCAAATACTGATTTTGATGATGCAGTTGAAATTAAACCCCATCATTTATTATTTGAAAAAGGAATTAACAGACAGAATATAACAGTTACACTTTGGAATGATTTACCGGTTTTTTTTCAAAAACCTTCTGTATCTGAATTACCTTTTGATATTTTTGCGGCAAGTTTTTACCTTGTATCAAGGTATGAAGAATACCTTACATTTATTCCTGATATTCATAACAGATTTTCAGCAAAACAAAGCCTTGCATATAAAAACGGATTTCTTGAAAAACCTATTGTTAACCAGTGGGTTATGCTTTTAAAGAATATATTAGAACAAAAATTTCCTGAAATAAAATTTCCTGAAAAAAAATATAATTTCATTTCAACAATTGATGTAGATAATGCTTATGCATATTTGAATAAAGGTTTTTTACGCACATTTGCAGCAACTTTTTTATCTATTCTGAAATTTAATTTTAATGATAATGTCAGAAGATATAAAGTATTATTAAAAAAAAGCAATGACCCTTTTAATACTTTCAATTATATCAGGAATATTCATGATAAATATAATATTAAACCTGTATATTTTTTTCTTGTAGGAAAATACGGGAAATATGATAAAAATATTTCTGTAAAAAATAGTAATTTTCAGAAACTTATAAAGGATTTATCAGTAAAGTTTGAGATAGGAATTCATCCTTCATATAATTCTAATAAAGATATTGAAATACTTAAAAATGAAAAAAATAATTTATCTGAAATTATTAATAAAGAAATAAAAAAATCAAGAAATCATTTTTTAAAAATTTGTTTTCCTTCAACTTACCAGAATTTGTTAAAATCAGGTATAACTGAGGAACATTCAATGGCTTATGCATCTTGTGTTGGGTTTAGAGCAAGTATTTGTACACCGTTTAAGTTTTATGACCTTGCTTTGGAAAAAGAAACCGAATTAACAGTTTATCCCTTTGCAATTATGGATGCCACATTAAAATATTATTTAAAATACGATATTAACGATGCTATTGATAAAACGAGTGAAATTATTAATGAAATTAAAAAAGTAAATGGAACATTTATAAGTTTATGGCATAATGAATCGTTAAGTGAAATAAGAGAATGGAAAAACTGGAAAAAAGTGTTTGAAAAAATGATACAACTTGCGATTAACGATTGACTATTTATTATTGACAAATAAAGCTATTTTATTTTGAATAAACATAAAAATCACAAATTTCAAGTACCAAAATACAAATAATAATCAAATCCCAATAGCCTAAATATCAAACTGTTTTGGTCATTAAGTATTAGATATTGTAATTTATTTAAGATTTGTTTTTTGTCATTTTGTACTTTAATTCAAAAATTTTTTGACTTTATGGACAGACACTATTTACTATTGTCTATTGATTATTATTGGATTACTTTCCGAAACTAAAAAAAATAATTAGCTTTATAAAAACAATGAAATTTGAAAATTGAATGGAAATTATTTTCAAACAACATAAAAATATTGACCGTGTAAAATGGGATAGATGCATTAACAAAGCATATAATGGTATTATATATACATATAGCTGGTACCTTGATATTGTTTGTCATGATTGGGATGGATTAATTGTCGGGGATTATGATATAGTAATGCCGCTGACTAAATTTAAAAAATTTGGAATTAATTATTTGGCACAACCGTTTTATACTCAGCAACTTGGTGTGTTTTCAACGAAAAAAACAAGCCCAAAAGTTATAGAGGATTTTTTGTCTTCAATTCCGTCAAAATATAAATATATTGAGATAAATTTGAATACTTTTAATAATATTGGAGCTACTGATTTTAAAATTAATAGAAATGTAACATATGAAATTGATCTTATTAAACCTTATGAAAAAACGTATAAAAAGTACTCGTTAAATACTAAAAGAAATATAAAAAAAGCAGTAAAAAATAAAATATCAATAATAAGAGGATTGCCTGTGAGTGAAATCATTGATTTCAAAAGAAAAAATACAAAAAATAAACTTAGTGAAACATATTTTTATATTCTTAAAAAAATAATTTCCTTTTCATTATTACATAAAATAGGAGAGATTTATGGTGCATATACTCATGATAACGAGCTATGTGCTGCAACATTTTTTATAAGGTCTCATCATAAAGCAATATATTTATTATCTGTATCAAGCACTAAAGGAAAAGAAAATAGTGCCATGTTTCTTTTAATAGATAAATTCATGAAAAATAATTCCGAAAAAAATCTTACTCTTGATTTTGAAGGTTCAAATATTGAAAGTATTGCACGATTTTTTAACAGTTTTGGAGCAAAACCATGTTATTATTATACTGTTAAAAAAAATAATTTACTCTGGATATTAAAAATGTTTAAAAGATAAAAGTGATAAGATTATTACTGATTAATTAATTTGCTAAAACTTAACAGATGGGATGATAAATAGTGCTTGCAAGAAAATTCTAAATAGCTTGATATTTCAGTGATTCAACAAAAATATCTTATTGAATTTTCACATTGTTCAATTGCTAAATTGTTCTATTGTTATTTTCCATATTATTTGTATTTGAACAATTTGATGAAAAACTAAAACGATTATTATTTTTTATTATCAATAATAGAACAGATTGCAGAGTTTTCTAAGAGACACTATATAGATAAATACTACTTGTAGCATAAACAAAATGATATATAAAAACTTTATTATCAGAACATTATCGGCTTTAACTTCGAAAAGATTAATTCTTCCGTTTTATCATACTATTAGTAATAAAAAACTAATACACATAAAACACCTTTATAATATCAGGAGTGAAAAAGAATTTAAAAAAGACCTTGATTTTTTTCTTAGCAATTATAAACCAATTGATTTGTATGAATTAATTGATATTGTGAATGGCAACAAAAAAATTAAAAAAAACATGTTCTTTTTATCTTTTGATGATGGTTTAAGTGAAGTTTATGAAGTAATAGCCCCAATTTTAAAAGAAAAAGGAGTACCTACAACTATTTTTTTAAATTCAGGATTTATTGACAATAAGGATTTATTTTTTCGTTATAAAGCAAGTATTTTAATTGAAAAAATTCAAAACCTGAAATCTGCTGACAAACAACTTGCCGAAGTTGAAAAAATATTAAAAAATAAACATTGGTTTAATAAAAACATTTGCCATTCTATACTTAAAATCGGGTATGAACAAAAATATATCTTAGAAAAAATAGCAACAATAGTTCAGGTTGATTTTAAGGAATATTTAAAACAATATAAACCATATTTATCAACTGAACAGATTCAAAAACTTATTGATGATGGTTTTACAATTGGTTCTCATTCAATTGTTCATCCTGAATATCAGTATCTTGAACTGAGTGAGCAAATTCGCCAGACAAAAGAAAGTATTGATTTTATTACAAACAATTTTAATATAAATTATAAAGCATTTGCTTTTCCATTCACTGATTATGGAGTTAAAAAGGAGTTTTTCGAAGTAATTTATAATGAACATAACCCAATAATTGATATTTCATTTGGAACAGCAGGAATAAAAAATGATGTGTTTGTAAGAAATTTACAGAGAATACCTGTTGAAGAATATAATTCAAATTCAAAAAATATTATAATAAAAGAATATATAAATTATATTCTCAAGTTAATTTTTTATAAAACTAAAATAAGAAGAAAATAATACGTCCTGATTACTTATAATCATTTTGATATTTATTAATTTTAACACTTTTGAATAGCGATTATGTTAGAAAAAATTAAATCAAATATATATGAATTTTCAGAACGTAATGCCTTTTGCATAAAAGATGTTTATTATACATACAATGAATTTGGTAAATATATTTCCTCAATAAGTAAATTTTTTAATACTTCAAAGAATCGAAGAAAAAATCAAATAGTTGGCATTATAACAACTGATGATATTGAAACATATGCATCAATTTTTGCTCTTTGGTTTCATGGTTTTACATTTCTTCCAATTAATCCAAAAAATCCGAAAAGTAGAAATCAAAAAATGTTAGACCAAACAAATGTTTCTTTTATTTTATCAACGATTAGGGATATTGATAATATTATTGATAAAGATAATTATACAATATATTATACTGATAATCTAAACATTGATACTTTAGATATTGAAATTTCAAATTATCATAAAGATAATTACTTATATCTTATTTTTACGTCAGGAAGTACAGGAGTACCTAAGGGTGTTCCTATAACTGTTAATAATTTGTTTTCTTTTATAAATGCTTTTATAGATTTAGGATATAAAATAAATCATCAGGACAGATTTCTCCAAATATATGACCTGTCATTTGATGCTTCATTTCATTCATATGTCTTGCCTGTATATTTGGGTGCATGTGTTTATACTGTCCCATTTGATGGTATTAAATATCTTGATGCATATAAGATATTAGAAAAATATGATATAACATTTGCTAAAATGCCTCCTTCAACTATTAACTTTCTTAGACCTTATTTTAAATCTATCAAACTATCTAAATTAAAATATTCATTATTTGGAGGTGAATCTTTGTATGTGGATTTAGCTGAGGAATGGAAAAAATGTGTTCCAAATGCTATTATTCAGAATGTTTATGGGCCAACTGAGGCTACTATTAATTGTTTATATTATTCATACAAAAATAAAAATGACAAACCAAAAGTATATAATGGAATAATATCTATTGGAAAACCTTCAAAGAATATTACTGCAATAGTAATTGATGAAAATTTGAATATTGTAAGAGATGGAGTAAAAGGAGAATTATGTGTAGCAGGTAATCAAATTACTCCGGGGTATTGGAAAGATGAAAAAAAAAATGAAGAATTATTTTTTTTACTTGAAAACAAAGGTGAAAAACAGAAATTTTATCGTACAGGTGATATTGTTTTTAAAGATGAGGAAGGTGATTATTTATTTTGTGGCAGAAAAGATAATCAAGTACAAATTCAGGGATATCGTGTTGAATTAGGCGAAATTGAAGGTTTTGCAAGAGAGTTTTTAAAAGGAATAAATACTACTGCTATTTATAATAAAAAATCTACCGGAAATAGTGAAATAATATTATTTATTGAAAGTGTTGAGAAAGAAATAATGGATTTAAAAATTTTTCTCGAATCAAGATTACCTATTTACATGCTCCCATCAAAATTTATATTTTTACCAAAATTCCCTTTAAATATTAGTGGTAAAATTGACAGGAAACAAATTAGTAAAACCTTTATAAATGAATGACTTACATGATGAAGTAATAATCAGTGCAATAGAAAAAAATTTATTTGAATTTTATAAATTAACAGGCAAATCAAAGTTTGTTAAATTCATTGAAACCAATAATTATTCTTATGTAAAAACAAATCCAAATGCTTGGCCAAACTTTATTTTTGATATTAAAAATATTACTGATGATTGTTCTAAACTAACAGATGAAATAGTAACAGAAATTATTGAAAACAAAGCACCGCCATTTCTAATTTATAAATATGATAACTCTATAAATACTTTTGAACATTTACTTGCTAATGGGAACATACGTCCAATAATACAATGGGCTGGTATGGCATGTCGTTATGATAAATTCAATGAATTAAAACAAAATGAGGAATTGCAAATAGAAATTATTAATAATGAGCAACAATTAATTGATTGGATAAATATAATTAATAATGAAATACTCCAAAATAAAAAAATTAACAGAAAAATATTTAATGAACTTATTTTAAATAAAAAAACTAATTTGTTTATTGGATATTATAAAAATATTCCTGTTTGTACTTCTTTGGCTTTTGAAGAAAATAATACAGGTGGATTATATTTAATTGCTACGAATAGTAATTACAGAAATAAAGGTTTTGGAACACAAATTACATATGCAACTATAAAATATTTATTATCAAAAAATAATAAACTAATAGTTTTACAAGCTACTAAATCGGGTAAAAAAATATATTCAAATTTAGGATTTAAAGAATATTGTAAATTTAACATTGCCTGGATGTTAGGAAAATAATATTACTGATATGGAAAATGATATTTTATTAAAAGAACTGATTAAAATATTTCAAAAAGTATTTAATACTATAAAAATTGAACTTTCAACTACTGCAAAAGATGTAAAAGGTTGGGATTCATTAAATCATATAATTTTAATATCAAAAATTGAAGAACATTACAATATAAAATTTGAACTTTCAGAAATAATAAATTTTACAACAGTAGAAGATATTTATGATTGTATAAAGAAAAAGACAAATTTATGATATTTAAGGAAATACCAGTTGGCGAGTTAGACTCATTCGTGAATTCTGCTGAATTTAGTTCTTACAATATATTACCGATAACAAAACATCGTGCTTATTCTCAATCAATAAATCCACGAGCCGATAAAAATGATGTAGTATTAATTATTGCTTACGAAAATAAAAATGAAATTATTGGATATGTTGGAGCTTTACCTGATTACTTAAATGGTAATAAATCTCAAAAAGTCGTATGGAGTAGCGGTTGGTGGGTAGACAAGCAAAAGGGAAAATCGGTTGCAATTCCATTATTTCTAAAAATGTTAGAAAAATGGGATAAGAAAATGCTTTTTGCTCATTTAACTCCAACAACAAAACAAATTTTAGAAAGATTAAATATTGTTAATTCCAAAACTGTCTGGGGTTTACGATGTTTTTTGCGGTTCAGGTTTAATGATATTTTAATACAAAAATTTCCATCTTTAAAGTATCTTAAATTATTACTTGTTTTTATGGATTTTGTTGGAAATCAATTAATTAAAATAAGAATTAATTGTTGGAAGATGAGATTGAAAAATTTACCTTTTAAAATTGAAAGTATTAATAAATTAGATGATGAATTGAATACTTTTATTAATGACGTAGGAAAAAAAAATATTGTTAACAGGGATAAGGATGTATTAAACTGGATATTAAAACATAAATGGATACTTCCAAAAGAAAATGATAAAGAACACGAAGAAAAACGATACTATTTTTCATCATATTCCAACACATTTAAAAATCTTGTTTATAAAATATCGGATAATGAAAAAACGATTGGACTTATTTTTTTTACTATAAGAAATAGGAGTTTAAAAATTCCATATATTTATTATAATGATGATTATCTGAAAGATATCATTAATGTAATTTATAAAATTTGTTTAAAATTTAATGTTTATGATTTAATAATATATCAGCAGAAAATTGTTGAATTAATAAAAAATAAACCTTCACCATTTTATTTACTTAAAAATACTCCAAGATACATAGCGGCAACTAAAGAATTAAATATTAAAGAATTTAACTATCAGGATGGAGATGGAGACGTTGTATTTACATAAGTTTTTCAAAATCAATAACCTCTTCATTTTCATTGCTTTCTTCAATTTTACCATCAATACAACTTATAGTTCTTGCTTTGAATTTTTTAAGAAGAGTATAGTTATGTGTTGCCATGATAACAGTTCTGCCACTTTGTCCAATTTCCTGTAGTAATTTAATAATTCCTTCTGAAGTTTCAGGGTCAAGGTTACCTGTTGGTTCATCTGCAAGAATTATCGGCGGA
Encoded here:
- a CDS encoding GNAT family N-acetyltransferase yields the protein MNDLHDEVIISAIEKNLFEFYKLTGKSKFVKFIETNNYSYVKTNPNAWPNFIFDIKNITDDCSKLTDEIVTEIIENKAPPFLIYKYDNSINTFEHLLANGNIRPIIQWAGMACRYDKFNELKQNEELQIEIINNEQQLIDWINIINNEILQNKKINRKIFNELILNKKTNLFIGYYKNIPVCTSLAFEENNTGGLYLIATNSNYRNKGFGTQITYATIKYLLSKNNKLIVLQATKSGKKIYSNLGFKEYCKFNIAWMLGK
- a CDS encoding polysaccharide deacetylase family protein is translated as MILIYSQNTSARLEFICKLIFFDILGIQYKITTNTIEFLDYNNAKINYSNTDFDDAVEIKPHHLLFEKGINRQNITVTLWNDLPVFFQKPSVSELPFDIFAASFYLVSRYEEYLTFIPDIHNRFSAKQSLAYKNGFLEKPIVNQWVMLLKNILEQKFPEIKFPEKKYNFISTIDVDNAYAYLNKGFLRTFAATFLSILKFNFNDNVRRYKVLLKKSNDPFNTFNYIRNIHDKYNIKPVYFFLVGKYGKYDKNISVKNSNFQKLIKDLSVKFEIGIHPSYNSNKDIEILKNEKNNLSEIINKEIKKSRNHFLKICFPSTYQNLLKSGITEEHSMAYASCVGFRASICTPFKFYDLALEKETELTVYPFAIMDATLKYYLKYDINDAIDKTSEIINEIKKVNGTFISLWHNESLSEIREWKNWKKVFEKMIQLAIND
- a CDS encoding acyl carrier protein is translated as MENDILLKELIKIFQKVFNTIKIELSTTAKDVKGWDSLNHIILISKIEEHYNIKFELSEIINFTTVEDIYDCIKKKTNL
- a CDS encoding AMP-binding protein, whose protein sequence is MLEKIKSNIYEFSERNAFCIKDVYYTYNEFGKYISSISKFFNTSKNRRKNQIVGIITTDDIETYASIFALWFHGFTFLPINPKNPKSRNQKMLDQTNVSFILSTIRDIDNIIDKDNYTIYYTDNLNIDTLDIEISNYHKDNYLYLIFTSGSTGVPKGVPITVNNLFSFINAFIDLGYKINHQDRFLQIYDLSFDASFHSYVLPVYLGACVYTVPFDGIKYLDAYKILEKYDITFAKMPPSTINFLRPYFKSIKLSKLKYSLFGGESLYVDLAEEWKKCVPNAIIQNVYGPTEATINCLYYSYKNKNDKPKVYNGIISIGKPSKNITAIVIDENLNIVRDGVKGELCVAGNQITPGYWKDEKKNEELFFLLENKGEKQKFYRTGDIVFKDEEGDYLFCGRKDNQVQIQGYRVELGEIEGFAREFLKGINTTAIYNKKSTGNSEIILFIESVEKEIMDLKIFLESRLPIYMLPSKFIFLPKFPLNISGKIDRKQISKTFINE
- a CDS encoding glycosyltransferase, producing MKKVIVSVTNDLITDQRVHRVCSTLHGFGFNVLLVGRKLKNSLAVDKRNYSTVRLKLLFTRGFLFYAEYNIRLFFYLLFHKEDILLSNDLDTLPANFLVKKIKNKILVFDSHEYFPEVPELSGRKFTKNFWLKIEKFILPKIKHAYTVNGSLAGIYKEKYNTDFKVIRNVPYKNEDELKKIDFSGFKGKKIILYQGALNIGRGIEELIKTMKYIENAVFLIIGDGDISNELKNLVNELKFENKVRFFGKIPLSELKSYTKYADIGISLEENMGLNYYYSLPNKLFDYIQSKVPVLVSDFPEMANIVNKYNIGIILKERTIEKIAEKINLMLNNNDLRSEWKKNLEFAAGELCWENEEKELIKLFNEIVT
- a CDS encoding polysaccharide deacetylase family protein, translated to MIYKNFIIRTLSALTSKRLILPFYHTISNKKLIHIKHLYNIRSEKEFKKDLDFFLSNYKPIDLYELIDIVNGNKKIKKNMFFLSFDDGLSEVYEVIAPILKEKGVPTTIFLNSGFIDNKDLFFRYKASILIEKIQNLKSADKQLAEVEKILKNKHWFNKNICHSILKIGYEQKYILEKIATIVQVDFKEYLKQYKPYLSTEQIQKLIDDGFTIGSHSIVHPEYQYLELSEQIRQTKESIDFITNNFNINYKAFAFPFTDYGVKKEFFEVIYNEHNPIIDISFGTAGIKNDVFVRNLQRIPVEEYNSNSKNIIIKEYINYILKLIFYKTKIRRK